A DNA window from Buttiauxella agrestis contains the following coding sequences:
- a CDS encoding AraC family transcriptional regulator, whose product MERGLALEGFNPDSNCQPAQAFRILVSESENEIPFHQHRKGQLILALHGGITCEVEPALWMVPTQHAVWIPGEMPHSNRATANARLCFLFIEPGAVEMPAQCCTLRISPLVRELIVHLTEKNEGDLSQPETQRLVQVLFDELPRQAVEQLHLPMSRHPKIRFIADQLVQHPQQRLTLEQWASQLAMSERNLARLVVKETGLSFRRWRQQLQLIIALQLLIGGVSVQQIASELGYDSTNAFITMFKKALGNTPGRYLASLEP is encoded by the coding sequence ATGGAACGTGGTTTAGCCCTGGAAGGGTTCAATCCCGACAGCAATTGTCAGCCAGCTCAGGCGTTTCGCATTCTGGTATCGGAAAGCGAAAACGAAATTCCTTTCCATCAGCATCGCAAAGGCCAATTGATTCTTGCGCTGCACGGCGGGATCACCTGTGAAGTCGAACCCGCACTGTGGATGGTGCCAACTCAGCATGCCGTCTGGATCCCAGGGGAAATGCCGCACAGCAACCGCGCCACCGCTAATGCACGGTTATGCTTTCTGTTTATCGAACCGGGCGCGGTAGAGATGCCTGCGCAATGCTGCACCCTAAGAATTTCACCGCTGGTCCGCGAGCTTATTGTGCATCTCACCGAGAAAAACGAAGGGGATTTATCCCAGCCCGAGACGCAAAGGTTAGTTCAGGTATTATTCGACGAACTGCCGCGCCAGGCGGTGGAACAGCTACATTTGCCTATGTCCCGACACCCGAAAATTCGTTTTATTGCCGACCAACTGGTGCAGCATCCGCAGCAACGTTTAACTCTCGAACAATGGGCTTCGCAACTGGCGATGAGCGAGCGCAATCTCGCCCGCCTGGTGGTAAAAGAAACAGGGCTGAGTTTCCGGCGCTGGCGCCAGCAGTTGCAGTTAATCATCGCCTTGCAGCTGCTGATTGGCGGAGTATCAGTCCAACAAATTGCGAGCGAACTGGGATATGACTCAACCAACGCTTTTATAACGATGTTCAAAAAAGCGCTCGGCAATACGCCGGGGCGCTATCTGGCATCGCTTGAGCCTTAG
- a CDS encoding CynX/NimT family MFS transporter — translation MSPMTATRLKKHGLLLAGILMIATTLRVTFTGAAPLLDMIRETFGLTTAQTGILTTLPLLAFAVVSPLAAGIARRFGIERTLFAAMLIICAGIALRSAGNTALLYFGTAIIGCGIAIGNVLLPGLIKRDFPGHVARLTGAYSLTMGVAAAIGSVFVVPVAQHGYGWPGALLALMIFPVAALVVWLPQLSNHTSSTLSTSKALHNRGIWTSALAWQVTLFLGINSLIYYVVIGWLPSILISHGYSEAQAGSLHGLMQLATAIPGLLVGLILSRLKDQRGIAILMALLCAVSAIGLLVMPDLASVWVVSFGFGSGATMILGLTFIGLRANSAHQAAALSGMAQCVGYLLAAFGPPLMGKVHDISGQWSLPLMGCALLACIMAVFGGFAGRDAEINPTRPHHSS, via the coding sequence ATGAGTCCAATGACTGCTACCCGTTTGAAAAAACATGGCTTACTGCTGGCCGGTATTTTGATGATTGCCACTACGCTGCGCGTGACGTTTACCGGTGCGGCACCCTTGTTGGATATGATTCGCGAGACATTCGGCCTGACGACGGCACAAACGGGCATACTCACCACATTGCCATTATTAGCTTTTGCGGTCGTTTCCCCATTAGCGGCAGGTATTGCTCGCCGGTTCGGTATTGAACGCACCCTGTTTGCTGCCATGTTAATTATCTGCGCCGGAATTGCGCTGCGATCTGCGGGAAATACCGCATTATTGTATTTTGGTACGGCAATCATTGGCTGCGGGATTGCTATCGGGAATGTGTTATTGCCCGGCCTGATTAAGCGGGACTTTCCAGGGCACGTTGCACGTCTTACTGGTGCATATTCATTGACGATGGGCGTTGCAGCCGCCATCGGTTCCGTGTTTGTGGTACCTGTTGCTCAACACGGGTACGGCTGGCCTGGCGCGCTATTAGCACTGATGATTTTCCCGGTGGCGGCATTGGTGGTCTGGTTGCCGCAGCTATCAAACCATACCTCATCAACATTAAGCACCAGCAAAGCACTGCACAACCGCGGCATCTGGACCTCTGCACTGGCATGGCAGGTGACATTATTCCTCGGTATTAACTCGCTTATTTATTACGTCGTGATTGGCTGGTTGCCTTCGATACTGATAAGCCACGGTTATAGTGAAGCACAGGCCGGTTCGCTACATGGATTAATGCAACTGGCGACCGCCATTCCTGGCCTGTTGGTGGGTTTGATCTTAAGCCGCCTGAAAGATCAACGAGGGATCGCTATTCTGATGGCATTGCTGTGCGCCGTAAGCGCCATCGGCTTGTTGGTCATGCCGGATTTAGCCAGTGTTTGGGTGGTGAGCTTTGGTTTTGGTTCTGGTGCGACCATGATTTTGGGACTCACGTTCATTGGCCTGCGGGCGAACAGTGCGCACCAGGCGGCTGCGCTTTCGGGTATGGCGCAATGTGTAGGTTATTTATTAGCGGCTTTCGGCCCGCCGTTGATGGGTAAAGTTCATGATATTTCAGGCCAGTGGAGCCTTCCACTGATGGGATGCGCGCTGCTGGCCTGTATCATGGCTGTATTTGGGGGCTTTGCCGGGCGTGATGCAGAAATAAATCCAACGCGCCCGCATCACTCTTCGTGA